Proteins encoded by one window of Rhodamnia argentea isolate NSW1041297 chromosome 6, ASM2092103v1, whole genome shotgun sequence:
- the LOC115727654 gene encoding 50S ribosomal protein L18, chloroplastic isoform X1 encodes MDDWISLIRDPMRFVSLAFSLGTTITFCCHSPTDLDEQLLLLCFDANHPGRTIFCSFDEWFDASVSNSLSRSCSIRRDIISSTLGWIMALLKFPVIQLGKPVVFGPNSKSFILPPREETRLLVKPLVIQAKGNARIESPKIRNRRMQRKFTGTPTRPRLSVFCSDKQLYAMLVDDQNRKCLFYGSTLQKSIRDNPPCTTVEASRRVGEELIKVCIDLDISEISTYDRNGFARGERIQAFEIAIAHHGFLPR; translated from the exons ATGGATGATTGGATCTCTTTGATCCGTGATCCGATGAGGTTCGTTTCCTTGGCATTCTCTCTAGGAACCACCATCACTTTCTGCTGCCACAGTCCTACTGACCTCGACGAACAACTGTTGCTACTCTGTTTTGATGCCAATCATCCTGGTCGTACCATCTTTTGCTCTTTTGATGAAT GGTTTGATGCTTCTGTGAGTAATTCACTCAGCCGGTCGTGTTCAATTCGGCGGGATATAATTTCGTCAACCCTGGGCTGGATTATGGCTCTTTTGAAATTTCCAGTGATACAGTTGGGAAAGCCTGTTGTCTTTGGACCCAATTCGAAATCTTTTATTCTCCCACCAAGGGAAGAAACAA GGCTGCTGGTGAAGCCACTGGTGATCCAAGCTAAGGGGAACGCCCGAATTGAAAGTCCGAAGATCCGAAACAGGAGAATGCAAAGGAAG TTTACCGGCACCCCTACAAGACCAAGGCTTTCAGTATTCTGTTCAGATAAGCAGTTATATGCCATGCTGGTAGATGACCAAAACCGAAAGTGTTTGTTTTATGGAAGCACTCTTCAGAAGTCCATTCGGGATAATCCCCCATGTACAACCGTT GAAGCATCTCGACGTGTTGGTGAAGAGCTTATCAAGGTTTGTATTGACTTGGACATTAGTGAGATATCAACATACGATCGGAATGGTTTTGCTCGTGGGGAGAGGATCCAAGCCTTTGAAATAGCAATTGCTCATCATGGTTTCTTGCCTCGCTAG
- the LOC115727654 gene encoding 50S ribosomal protein L18 isoform X2: protein MDDWISLIREFDASVSNSLSRSCSIRRDIISSTLGWIMALLKFPVIQLGKPVVFGPNSKSFILPPREETRLLVKPLVIQAKGNARIESPKIRNRRMQRKFTGTPTRPRLSVFCSDKQLYAMLVDDQNRKCLFYGSTLQKSIRDNPPCTTVEASRRVGEELIKVCIDLDISEISTYDRNGFARGERIQAFEIAIAHHGFLPR from the exons ATGGATGATTGGATCTCTTTGATCCGTGA GTTTGATGCTTCTGTGAGTAATTCACTCAGCCGGTCGTGTTCAATTCGGCGGGATATAATTTCGTCAACCCTGGGCTGGATTATGGCTCTTTTGAAATTTCCAGTGATACAGTTGGGAAAGCCTGTTGTCTTTGGACCCAATTCGAAATCTTTTATTCTCCCACCAAGGGAAGAAACAA GGCTGCTGGTGAAGCCACTGGTGATCCAAGCTAAGGGGAACGCCCGAATTGAAAGTCCGAAGATCCGAAACAGGAGAATGCAAAGGAAG TTTACCGGCACCCCTACAAGACCAAGGCTTTCAGTATTCTGTTCAGATAAGCAGTTATATGCCATGCTGGTAGATGACCAAAACCGAAAGTGTTTGTTTTATGGAAGCACTCTTCAGAAGTCCATTCGGGATAATCCCCCATGTACAACCGTT GAAGCATCTCGACGTGTTGGTGAAGAGCTTATCAAGGTTTGTATTGACTTGGACATTAGTGAGATATCAACATACGATCGGAATGGTTTTGCTCGTGGGGAGAGGATCCAAGCCTTTGAAATAGCAATTGCTCATCATGGTTTCTTGCCTCGCTAG
- the LOC115727654 gene encoding 50S ribosomal protein L18 isoform X3 — protein sequence MALLKFPVIQLGKPVVFGPNSKSFILPPREETRLLVKPLVIQAKGNARIESPKIRNRRMQRKFTGTPTRPRLSVFCSDKQLYAMLVDDQNRKCLFYGSTLQKSIRDNPPCTTVEASRRVGEELIKVCIDLDISEISTYDRNGFARGERIQAFEIAIAHHGFLPR from the exons ATGGCTCTTTTGAAATTTCCAGTGATACAGTTGGGAAAGCCTGTTGTCTTTGGACCCAATTCGAAATCTTTTATTCTCCCACCAAGGGAAGAAACAA GGCTGCTGGTGAAGCCACTGGTGATCCAAGCTAAGGGGAACGCCCGAATTGAAAGTCCGAAGATCCGAAACAGGAGAATGCAAAGGAAG TTTACCGGCACCCCTACAAGACCAAGGCTTTCAGTATTCTGTTCAGATAAGCAGTTATATGCCATGCTGGTAGATGACCAAAACCGAAAGTGTTTGTTTTATGGAAGCACTCTTCAGAAGTCCATTCGGGATAATCCCCCATGTACAACCGTT GAAGCATCTCGACGTGTTGGTGAAGAGCTTATCAAGGTTTGTATTGACTTGGACATTAGTGAGATATCAACATACGATCGGAATGGTTTTGCTCGTGGGGAGAGGATCCAAGCCTTTGAAATAGCAATTGCTCATCATGGTTTCTTGCCTCGCTAG